The window agattcctcgtcctgagttcaaatctgtccttagactcTTACTAACTAGGTGACCCTCAGCAAGCCACTTAACACTGTTTTCccccaaattcttcatttataaaataagaaaaagaaaggcaaatagcAAATCAGTCCAGTTTTTGTCCTAGAAAACCTTAAATGGTGTCATAAAGAGTCatgcatgtgcatacacacatatatatgtatgtgtatatatatatatattcacaacaCATTTCTATCATATACACATGCATGGATTTACATatgcatttacacatatgtaCAATATGGTTGACATTTAATggagatttctctcttgattgaatttttgactttttctgagatcaatgatttctagccctaattttatttctcttaaattcttttcctaatcCTTGTTGTAGTAtttctgtatatctcttatttcctatctctgaTAACTCTTTACAAAAAAGATGAACTAGCATCATGGTAGATAATATTACATGTAGTCAGCCATGAATGACATTTGGACACatgcaaaaaatgaaacagagaagTAATGAATGAGTCCAATGTGATGCATGTTAAGACATTAGGTCTTCagtatgtttcattatttgtatttctcaGTGGAGAACAAGTTTTGCCAGGTTTTATCAAGTTTGTAGGATTTAGTGAGTGTGCTAGATAAGATTagagaaacacttttttttcctatagaaatTTATGAAAGAGTGGAGGTCACCAAATAGCCCAATAAAAAGATCCTACCCTTTATTGTCCAGTGAAATTGTGGTTGTGAGTTGGTTGGCTCTTGTCACAAATAGAGAGAGCAAGAGACATCAAGAGTGAGCAAGAGCacgaaagaagagacagagaatataTCCTGGCAAGTCAAGGAAGAAAGTCAAACAGAAAGTCCTCCCATCTTGAGAGGAAGAAGACTTAGGGAAGAAGTACATACTCTATTATAAAGATTATAGTAATCATTCAAGTCCATTGCTGGGAAATGACATAGCAAATTGGTTGTTAGCTCCATCACACCTCAGTATTGTTATTTCCTAACTGGACCTTCTTAGAGAGGGAGTTTCTTTCCTCACCTTGCTGGATCTGTTTAAGGGGCCGATCAAAACATGGCATTACCAGGATGAACTTCAGGACCAGCACCACAAAGGGGATGATGAGGCTTATCACATAGGTTGGAGGAAGATACCATATGAGTTGTGGAGGTTTGACGAATTTCCGTCCACCAAACACAAGTGTGTGTGCTGTACATAAGACCAGTGTCAGGTAACCAAGTTTGGACTGGACAAATCGAAATTCTCTCCAGTTGACCATGTTGCTGACTGATGGCAAGGAAGTGATTCCcaacaagataaataaaacaaatcccaGTATGCCCAGGGTTAAGGCAGAATCAAAGTTCCAGACATTAGATGTGAGAAAAGGATCGGTCTTGTTGGATTTTATCTGTTCAATCACTCTGTTGGCCAAATACCATTTCCTACTATAGCGGCCGGGTAACGCAAGTGCGTACATCACATGGAGAAAGGCAAAAGCCAGTGCTATAAGTCCAAGTTGTTTTCTGCAAAGCATCCAGTGGTCAAGCCAGTTTGGGAAACGACTATATTTGGTGCCTCGGTACAACTGCAGAATGGCAGCAATGAGGCCAGGGAGATAAACCAAGGCAAGAAGAGTGACAGCCATTCCTGAGAAGCTATGATTAAAGACAGAAAGGGCCAACACAAAAGTTCTGTCTGTGTTTTTATTAACATAGGGGTAGATGATTGATCTTaaagagaagtaaataaaatagaaaataaataaggcACCAGAGAGGTATAGAGGGAACTTCCACATTGGAAAGAGCTGTAGAGGATAGTTTTCAATCTCTCTGGTTGCCACAAGAGATCCGTGATCCAGTGGAGTAAGACCAAGGGTATGGCTGATGTTCATCACTCTCTGTTTAGATTCCTTGTCATCTCCACATAGAAATACCTGCCTGCTTGCATCCAGGGTTCCCGATTGGAGAGCCCAGGCTGAGATTGTATTAAATGCTTTCACGACactttaatttaattaacaacaaatctatcatctatctacctacctactaCCTCCCTGTCATCTATCtaaatgtaaatttctctcttgattaaatctttaagtttgattttgtctgagataaatgattactagccctgcttttatttctattaaattttactcctgatccttgttgtagtgtAGTCAACTACGAGGCGTGAGCCCGTGGACCCCAGCACCAGGCACGGCGATGGGACTTCTGGAGGCTGCAAGGACTTGGGAACCGCCAAACTGTACGAGGTGCTGGACGTGCGGTGGGAGGCCTGGGATGGTGAGATCCGGCGCAGCCACTACAACGTGTCCCTGCGGGTGCACCTGGAACACAGGGACGTTGTTGGCCAGGAGACCACCCGGCAGTTCTAGATCCTGGGCCAAATCTACTCGGTCCTGAGCGACGCCAAGAAGTGGGAGCTGAATGACAAGAGGCGGGAGGGGGTAGGTGGGGGTGGATGAGAAGGCGAACCGAACGGACTAGGACCGGGACTGACTGAGCTACTGGAGGCTGCTCTTTAAGAAGATGACCTTATCCATTAAGACCTTTGAAGAAAAGTACATTGGTTCTGAAGAAGAACTAACTGATATTAAACCAACCTAGGTGGACTTCGAGAGTAATGTGGATCAAATTGTGGAGTCTCTATTTTGTGCAGAATACAATGCCAAATCCAGAATCCGGACCATCATGCTACAGACCATTGATTGATTTTGGAGAAGTTGCACCCTTTAAAGATTTCCTCACTGAATCAAAGCAAAGATGAATGCAAGAAAAAGTTGAGTTCAAGAGGAAGCCAAAGAAGCAGAAAAGACCAGCTGGGCCTCTGGGAGGGACCAGGTGACTTAAAAGCACTTCTCCAAGGCAGAGAAAatgattaggaaaaagaaatggacaatTTTCTGGTCCAGTGGGAAGCCAAGTATTACAActcttccaaaaggaaaaaagaaaaaaaaaagccaactgccaagaaaggaaaaataaattaggaaggtgatggttttgtttcttcattgggCCTTTGGTTTAATTGGAATTTATCCACCTACCTGGATAAAATTAGtaaaacttttattattgatGAAAATGGTCCTCTCTCGCCTAGATTATCCAGATCAGTGACTATCTCATGAGTAATTTATTCAACAATTGTCCCAACCCATTTTCATTTGTTGTACATATACGCTTAAAGTGTTTACTGCCAATTATCATTGTTTTTATGAAATTTCCCTCCTAGAAGAATTTAGTTTTCAGGGAATATATGTGTATTTCCACAAGCATGACACAAAAGGAACCCTAAACAAATACTATCATGAAAGGATATAGAGACTTCTAGTAGAGCTCACTGGACAGGTAATAATGTTATTAACTACTAAACAACTCACTAGTGAGGACATTAAATTCTTAAATCAACTAGGGAACAGCTTTGTTCTAAATATTTCCTTTCCaggtttgttttcatttatttatagtgAACAAGATTTGTTTTCTACTTTTCACTGTTTGATGCTGGCAAATACTTCAAGAATTTTTATTAACTCTCCCACATCCTgcacacaataaataaatatttcaaaagaaaaattttactgGGAGTGGAGGAAAGGATTCTGGTAAGATGGTGGAGTAAGTCAGAAAATGTCAGACTCTAGCTTTTACCCACAGACACAACAAAATTGCACCTCAAGGAGAACATAGActggttaaaaacaaataatttgggtagaacaggggtcctcctgggaCTGCCCCAGAAGACCCCTGGAAAAAAGACTTCAGTACTAGGGTTAACTGATGTGAAGTGTAAATACCTCTCATGTAGCTCAACTGAAATAGTAAGTGGGGAGCCTGGAGACAAGCCAGGTTCAGAAGGAACCTCAGCCtcaaccacaggaactttcatctCTTGGACAGATTAGGGGGATAACCATCTGATTCCAGGACTACTGAGGAAAACTCAGCTGTTAAGGAATGCTAGACCCAGCTGTGTTGCTGAGATGCTGCCCTGggtaagaaggaaccagcatctGGTGAGTGTGATAGCACTGGGAGAGTGATGATGCTGGCTGTCAGCACTTGGAACTAAAGTAGACAGCAAAAGCCACCACCCAACCCAGGATTCGATAATAGTCTAATATGTCTGAGtcattaataagtttttattttagaaaaaatgagcaagcaaaggaaaaagaacacaaCCATAGAACGTTACTATGGAAGTAGGAAGATCAAGcatcattttcagaggaggactGTGTAACAAAAAATAGCATCTTCTACCACAAAA of the Sarcophilus harrisii chromosome 6, mSarHar1.11, whole genome shotgun sequence genome contains:
- the LOC100915962 gene encoding LOW QUALITY PROTEIN: dnaJ homolog subfamily C member 9 (The sequence of the model RefSeq protein was modified relative to this genomic sequence to represent the inferred CDS: inserted 2 bases in 2 codons; deleted 2 bases in 2 codons; substituted 6 bases at 6 genomic stop codons) — its product is STTRREPVDPSTRHGDGTSGGCKDLGTAKLYEVLDVRWEAWDGEIRRSHYNVSLRVHLEHRDVVGQETTRQFXILGQIYSVLSDAKKWELNDKRREGVVGVDEKANRTDXDRDXLSYWRLLFKKMTLSIKTFEEKYIGSEEELTDIKPTXVDFESNVDQIVESLFCAEYNAKSRIRTIMLQTLIDFGEVAPFKDFLTESKQRXNARKSXVQEEAKEAEKTXLGLWEGPGDLKALLQGRENDXEKEMDNFLVQWEAKYYNSSKRKKEKKKPTAKKGKIN